The DNA region TGATTATTGAATGTTATTCATGGGCATTTTAGTAATTTTGTCTTCTATACTTTTAAGTTGTGTCAGTCCTCTTAAATGCTGGCCCCACGTCCTACCATTGTATATTTGTAAAACATCTAACGCGTATAGGATTTTTGACCTCCACATTCCATCAATTTTAGGTTTATTTATCTATTGCATATTAGGGGTAATTTTGGACCCCTCTCAACTCTCAAGTATAttctaaatgaaaattttagtacgcatgtttcaatttatgatatatttttggttttttgagttttaaattatgtaaactttgatcaatattttaattttttttaaacatattaCCATGATAATTCAATTTAGCATCGAAGATTAGTTACATTGATTATCGAGAaacgaaaagtatcacatacaTTGAGACGAGGAAATAAatgttaatttttaatttaaattcgaACCAACCTCAAAACTTTTGGAAATGTAGAATATCTCTATTTGCTCggattattaattttaaatacaTGACATGACAAAGAATGTTAATTTGATAAGAGAACTAGATTCAACAATGTTAATTTGATAAGAGAACCAGATTCAACATGTTTATTAAACAATTTGTAAAGCTTTATTACCGCAGTTGCATATTTGGAAATAAAAAAGGTGGCCTAAAATGATTTCATCTAATAACCAGAAAAAATGATCTTCTTACTTACACTACAACAATAAACAAAACTCTATGTACTTCATAGATTTAgtttttttataatataattatatatatataaaagcaaactTAAATCCTTACAAGATAAAAGAGCCTAGCTAGAGAGTAGAGTGTCAAAAGCTTCACATCTTTAATATACTGCTGAGTTTGAATTGAACACGAGTTATCTTctataatatagtaaaatagaattgatcaaaaaatttgaaaaaaaaattaatccaaaaACGATTAGCACCAGAAGTATAATAAAATTCTTtgatattataataatatagaaTTTATGTGAGAaactttttaataaaatatcaaaagGTAAGCAACAGCATACGTTCTCTTTACaagttttaagaaaatttatgaaaatttatattttaaaatgataATGCATGTTTTATAAATATGCGTTTTTTATTTCTTACCACGGAGGATTAATTTCTATTCTTTAGGTGTCCTACTCTCATTTTTTTTGGTGGGTACCTAAGATAATTAACATTTATATAATAGTAATTGCAATAATGtatcactgggttgttgttgttgtattaccTAACAGAAGAAACTccattttgaaaatataaaaattagttGGCCTTACAAGATTCATCTTGagtaaataaaaattcaaaataaataactaaagaactttaaaaaattacaaatttacAACTTTCCTTATTATAGAAAAGCAAAGTACCACCTACGCATAGATAATTAGAATATTCGTTCTTATGACTTTGATAAACTTGCAATTAAATCTTTTACGAACACAATGAAATAAGTCACTAGAACATTAAAATTGAAGATTTATTTGACTTTAGGAATTGATAATTTTTCACGAAGATGTCCATTCAATGATTTCGATAAAATTCAAATGATAGAAAGAATAGTAATTTCACTGTTATAAGGGGAtatcacaaaaaaaataaaaaaaaattaatagatCGTCTATCAAAACTATTGTCGCATGGTTCATATTACCATGATAATTCAATTTAGCATTGAAGATTAGTTACATTGATTCTCGAGAaacgaaaagtatcacatacaTTGAGACGAGGAAATAAatgttaatttttaattttaattcgaaTCCACCTCAAAACTTTTGGAAATGTATAATTTCTCTATTTGCTCggattattaattttaaatacaTGACATGACAAAGGATGTCAATTTGATAAGAGGACTAGATTCAACATATTTATTAAACAATTTGTAAAGCTTTATTACCGCAATTGCATATTTGGAAATAAAAAAGGTGGCCTAAAATGATTTCATCTAATAACCAGAAAAATGATCTTCTTACTTAAACTATAACAATAAACAAAACCCTATGTACTTGATAGATTTAGCATACCAAATAAAAATGCAACAATAAATacaacggaaaagggccaaaattacccttgaactttgaaaaatagttcattcatacccttcgttatactttagggccaattatacccttatagTTATGCTTCATGGGGGTCAATTATCTTTCTGCCTAATACAGCAGCGTCCTGGCGTCATGTCCtaagcccttcaaaattattttaccctcaaataatttttactcactaaaataactcaatccgacccgaattttttttttcagcaaaaataatacggataatttttccaaaaaaaatataaaaatataaaaataattccgtattatttttgctaaaaaaaaaaattcgggtcggattgagttattttagtgagtaaaagattatttgagggtaaaataattttgaagggctaggatgatgccacgtggcaacaGTTAGACAAAAGGGTATAATCGACCCCATAAGTATAACCTATGGGTATAATTggcccaaagtataacgaagggtatggatgaactatttttcaaagttcggtgggtaattttggcccttttccgtaaatACAATAATGAAAAGATTATTAATCAACTTAACAGTGAGACTTCCTAATATGAATACAAAATAGTTGAGCCCAAAACAAATAGTGCACATCGAAtgagaaaggaaaaatgagTAAATTATTCCATAATCTACAATTAATTTCATTATTACatttaatacaacaaaataagtaTACATGGTATACAAAAAAAGAGCAATCAAGAAGTTCACATAATAAAATTCCTAAATTTAAGCTAATCAATTAAATATATCTTTATTAATACTATAAGAAGAACCATTCCTAAGTTGGAAAAGCATCCCACAGgcacttattattattaggtgATATATGAAGATTCTTTTACCCAAAATAGAATAAAGGTATtgttttcatgtataaataatgtttttcattaagaaatttttttgttttacatttttttttttactcggAAAGtctaagtttgactagacacgaagtttaagaaataaagatagacttttaaatcttatagttctaaattaaaaatgtatttaatataataaaatatcttttgaatcttgtaattATAAACTTGATATagaggatatttgaattgtcaactttactaaatataaaaaaagacgGACATAATCAAAACAAGACAAGTTTTAGcgacaattgagaaattaagaggaaaataaacaaaatatggagactcactaaggagaattacggtatcctttgcaaaatatacaaaccataaaatTAACTTAAAGTGAGAACTAAATTAGTACATATTGGGGCAGGCATCGCACGGCCATAGTTTGCTagtttagaaagaaaaaaagagtgaGAGTGAACAACATCCCTCCTCCCTATGTCTTTTTACTATCTTCTGGATGCAGTATTTTTGTGCAACATGAccttttacaatttgaataataaataattttaaaaataaaaactagtgcattatttttaattattttatatgaaaaataaatatcttCATATAGAAAAGACATACAATTAAAATAAGTTTATAAAGAATTATAAAATCAATTGATCTGTTACATTCTCTGATCAAATATCTCATTTATTGATGTTCAATTGTGCGCTCCACTCTAGAAATTAAAGCAAAACATATTGATTAGGAATTAACTTAGTTTTACTTTTTGAAATCGAGGATGTCTTTGAAATTCAAAACAAGTTAGTGTTGAAACATTCATGCAAAACAAATAGGAGTATACATTTTAAAGAAATAACACACATACATTTAACAGAAGTTCTTATggaaaatttcaaaagaaatatggGTGTCAAgttagtttttgtttttttggccAAACTCATCGACAGATACATTTGTGGTCGTCCATTTTTTTCACAAGCACATAAAGTGACCTTGTTCTATTTAAACACTTTGCCggggtcattcctattccacttagataCCGGCACTGCATTATCGGagcaaaccaacaccaaagggcgccacctcattgcacattCAATCggcccaaaagccccaatttttaatggtcaaaactccacgaatttacaaattagtgaatttacaattaaaatgagttgacacaatttaattgagttgtacataatttaaatgttttacacaatttaattggcctTAATTCACGTGCAGACGGCATTTGGTGTTGTTTTACTTCTATAACGATACAAAAAATGTCTAAATGGAATAAAAATGACTCATCTAAAGTTAATACGAATCTAAACAAGCACACTTTAGCGCTTCTCCTGAGCGAAAGAAATGAAGTTCACAGACATTTGTCTTATCAAATTGAAAGTCGGTCCCAACAGTAATGCTTCTTTTAAGTTTGTTCTTCTTTTTACAGCTATCATCTTGATTCTTGACCAACTATTAGTTGTACTCTGAGGTACGGAGGAGCAAAAAGACACACTAGGATTTAGtgctattttaattttaattaattttcataaaCACAGGGCTATTTTTGTAAACGCAGGAACTATTTTTGGACTGTTGTTTATTTACAGAAGAAGAAGACATGGCCATGTGCACCGAAAACCCAACCAAAAGATCACGGAGATCCATTTTCTGCCAAGTGCCATCGAcacaaaataaattataaagcaaaaatttcaaaattcgaTAATTTTGAAATTCTATCTTTATAACAtaactccttctttttttgttatttaaaactgattttttttcttattaactTTTTTCTCTAACTTTACTTTTATCGTTAGAAAAATGTATTGTTTATGCCCTTAAACTCTtcacaaaattataattttaatggaATACATCAACAACCCTTAAATTTATCagcaaatttcatttagacactcaaATTATAGCAGGTTCTGAGCGAACATCagaacacatgataaagtgttcATATTAAATACTGTcgattaaaattttgaaaattttccatgCCTATTATCAAGCGTTCATTACATATTAATCACTTGAAATATGTCACCCTCTTTAATCATATGTATTAGTTTTTAATAAGCCGTAAAACTTAGACTTGTTCCAATAAAGATTGAtacatataattaaaaaaactgACATATTTTATGTAATAAATACATCTACATAATGAATACATGAGAACACGGACTGaactttttcccttcttttaaaCAAAGAACCAAATGTTGCCGTGTTAAAATGCAAGTTGTTTTGAAGAATTGTCACATCTGCGTAGAAGAAAAGATGTTCTGAAAGTGAATAAATTAAAACAATAGATGGTCCAGTCAAGGTTCTGGAATTCTcgtttctaatttttttattttaaaaaattagaaaccTGCCCAAAAAGATTGTGTGCTATTTCAAAAGAATACAGACAAATTAATTAAACTAAGAGAGTGTAATAAATAATGCCAAATAAATAAATCTCTTGTTTATGTCTTCTAAAAATGGCTGTTACAGCAGTTACAACAAATACTCAAGGAGTACTAAAATAGTACACCGGATACACAACAGATATGGTGGATGGcatttctaaaaagaaaaaagaaaaaggacagTGTAATATATGAATATTTCCAGTCTGTTTCAAACAACTCCAGCCTACCCATGttcttttctcctcatttttatcgcaaaacaaacaaacaaaaaaattaagctcTTTCCCTGTACTCAGCATTTTTAGGTAATCTGTCCTTAGTCTTACATTCATCTCCATTCTTgaaaattgggttttttttttcttttctttttttggttacCATTGTCTCCAAGAATCAAGCTTTTgaccattttcttgattttagatCCGTTTGCTAAtttgggtgtttttttttttttttttttttgtactgaAGCTCTTAATTTTGAAGATATATTCTTGTGGGGTTTGGTTATTTTTCCATGTTGTTGAAGCTTCTGAGTTGCCTATGAGAGATTAAAAAAGGTAACTTTTTGATGTTTATGATTCACTTTTGATTTTGTGCTGTACAAGTTTGTTGAAATTTTACAAGGTCAAAGCATCAGATACTAAGATTGTTTTGTTTTGGGGTTAGAAGTAATTGAGGTGATTGCAAGTTAGGGTTTTTACTTAAAAATTTTCTAGTTTTGAAACAATTGCTGGTGAGCTTGAAAAAGTGTATAGGTAGTACCAAAAAGGAAGAAACTTGTGGGCTTATTGGGATAGTGAGTTATGAAAGTCAAAGGAAGGGAGGTGTTTGGGATATTTCTTGTTTTGATATTAGTTGTGTTTGTTGAAATTGGGGAAGCTCAAACAAAGACTTTTTTGGTAAATTGTGGTACAAATTCAAGTGTGAATGTGGATGGTAGTAAATGGATAGGTGACTCTGCCAGTGGCAACAATGTCACTTTGAGTTCACCAAGTATTGAGGCATCCACTGACTCATTTAATGGTGATTCATCTTATGAGCCACTTTATAAAACTGCCAGATTTTTTTCTGAAAGTTTTAACTATACTTTCAAAGGAGAACCTGGTAGTTATTTCCTCAGACTCCACTTTTATCCCTTTTCATTTAGTAATCGCAATGTGAATGAATCCTACTTTGCTGTTTCTGCAAATGGTTTGAAGTTGGTTTCGGAGTTTAATGTTGCTGGTGAGATTTTGCTCAAGAACTCGCTCCTGCAAGGTTCCGGGGGCAACTCCAGTGTTTTCTCATTGGTGAAGGAGTATTTTGTGACTTCCGATATCGATGTCTTTGTGCTCGAGTTTACTCCAAACAAGGGTTCTTTTGGATTCGTTAACGCCATAGAGATCATCCTGGTGACAGATAAGCTATTTGTTGACTCTATCAGTAAAGTCGGTGGCAATGGTGGTAACAGTTCTTTGAATTTGAGTAAACGGGGGATTCAAACTATGTACAGGTTGAATATTGGGGGTTCAGCAATCAAATCCACTCAAGATTCAAAGTTCAGGAGGAAGTGGGAGGCGGATTCAAGCTATATGATTATCGCAGATGCTGGAGCGGAAGTCAAAAATCATTCCAACATTACTTATGCTTCCCCGAACGACACCTCTGTTGCTCCACTTCTTGTGTATGAAACAGCAAGAATTATGAGCAACACACATGTCATGGAGAAGCTGTTGAACATGTCATGGAAATTGGACGTGGATCCAGATTTTGATTATGTAATCCGCTTACATTTCTGCGAGTTTGACTATAATAAACCAAATCAAAGGATcttcaaaatttatataaataacAAAACTGCAGCAGACAACTACGACATCTTCTCACGAGCTGGGGGAATGAACAAGGCCTACCATGAGGATTACTTTGATCCGATGCCCTCGAAAAGCAGCAGTCTTTGGGTTCAACTTGGTCCTGATACGACGACTGGTTCTGCAGGTACTGATGCTATTTTGAATGGTTTGGAGGTTTTTAAGTTGAGTCGGAATGGTAATCTTGCCTATGTACAGAAACATGAGGATGTTCCAGAAAAATCAACTTCGAAAAATTTAATCCTGTGGGTAGGAATTGGAGCAGGTATAGGATCCATTTTCATTCTGGCAGGTTTAATCATGCTGATTATACGGCTATGTAGAAGGCGGAGTAGCAAAGATGACACGAAGAAATGGAGGCCGTTATTCCTTCATGGAACTGCTGTGACCAGCACTGGTAATGGTAAGggatcaattcaatatcaaagTCTTGGAACTCTAAGATCTGGAAGGCGGTTTACTCTAGCAGAGATTAAAGCAGCGACAAACAACTTTGATGAAAGCTTAGTGATTGGAGTTGGAGGATTTGGTAAGGTTTTCAAAGCGGAGCTCGATGATGGCAGCACCCTTGCCGCAATCAAGCGAGCCAATCCTCAATCTCAGCAAGgtctgaaagaatttgaaacAGAAATTGAAATGCTTTCTAAGCTAAGACATAGGCACTTGGTGTCCATGATAGGTTTCTGTGATGAACAGAATGAAATGATTTTGGTCTATGAGTACATGGCCAATGGAACACTGAGGAGTCATCTCTTTGGCAGTGATCTACCATCCCTTAGCTGGAAGCAAAGACTAGAAGTGTGCATTGGTTCGGCTCGTGGTCTGCATTACCTTCATACAGGTTCAGAGCGTGGAATCATCCATAGGGATGTCAAGACAACCAACATATTGTTAGACGAGAATCTTGTGGCGAAAATGGCGGATTTTGGGCTGTCTAAAACAGGCCCTTCTTTGGAGCATACTCATGTCAGTACAGCAGTGAAAGGAAGTTTCGGTTATCTGGATCCCGAGTATTTCAGGCTGCAGCATTTAACTGAGAAATCTGATGTTTACTCCTTTGGGGTTGTGCTGTTTGAAGTTATATGTGCACGCCCTGTTATAAATCCAAGCTTACCAAGAGATCAGATCAATCTTGCAGAATGGGCAATGCGGTTTCAGCGCCAAAGATCGCTTGAAACCATCATTGACCCACAACTTGCTGGACAATATTCCCCAGAATCATTGatgaaatttggagaaattGCTGAGAAATGTCTAGCGGACGAGGGAAGAAGCAGACCAACAATGGGAGAAGTCCTATGGCACCTGGAATATGTATTGCAACTTCATGAGGCTTGGCTGCGGAAGAATGCAGGGGAAGACTCTGCTTCTGATATTCGTGTTCTAGAGACTGTTGAGGAGAGAGGAACTGAAAATTCTGAAGAGCAGACTCATGTTGAATCAAAAACCAAAGAAGAGGGTGAATCTGCAACAAGGACCAGTGGTACTACAGATGCCATGGCTACTGGAGTAGATGATTTTTCGCAATTCGTCAGTCAACAAGGAAGGTGAGATCCAAAACAGTGGAGAGTTGATTGTAATATCTTGACTGGTATAGGCCCGAAttctttccattttcatcacatgcgTCTACGAGGACTTCTTGACAACCTCGATCAGGTTCGACATTACCcattaagcagaaggagcttaGAATGGAGAATATGAAGATCTTTTAGTAATACCTACATGTTGTATTCTTTTCATCAGTTTGGATTTCAAATTGTTTCCTGCCGAATCCTTGTTGCTCAAGGACTAAACGATTCTTTTATTATTGTA from Lycium ferocissimum isolate CSIRO_LF1 chromosome 2, AGI_CSIRO_Lferr_CH_V1, whole genome shotgun sequence includes:
- the LOC132042077 gene encoding probable receptor-like protein kinase At1g30570; the encoded protein is MKVKGREVFGIFLVLILVVFVEIGEAQTKTFLVNCGTNSSVNVDGSKWIGDSASGNNVTLSSPSIEASTDSFNGDSSYEPLYKTARFFSESFNYTFKGEPGSYFLRLHFYPFSFSNRNVNESYFAVSANGLKLVSEFNVAGEILLKNSLLQGSGGNSSVFSLVKEYFVTSDIDVFVLEFTPNKGSFGFVNAIEIILVTDKLFVDSISKVGGNGGNSSLNLSKRGIQTMYRLNIGGSAIKSTQDSKFRRKWEADSSYMIIADAGAEVKNHSNITYASPNDTSVAPLLVYETARIMSNTHVMEKLLNMSWKLDVDPDFDYVIRLHFCEFDYNKPNQRIFKIYINNKTAADNYDIFSRAGGMNKAYHEDYFDPMPSKSSSLWVQLGPDTTTGSAGTDAILNGLEVFKLSRNGNLAYVQKHEDVPEKSTSKNLILWVGIGAGIGSIFILAGLIMLIIRLCRRRSSKDDTKKWRPLFLHGTAVTSTGNGKGSIQYQSLGTLRSGRRFTLAEIKAATNNFDESLVIGVGGFGKVFKAELDDGSTLAAIKRANPQSQQGLKEFETEIEMLSKLRHRHLVSMIGFCDEQNEMILVYEYMANGTLRSHLFGSDLPSLSWKQRLEVCIGSARGLHYLHTGSERGIIHRDVKTTNILLDENLVAKMADFGLSKTGPSLEHTHVSTAVKGSFGYLDPEYFRLQHLTEKSDVYSFGVVLFEVICARPVINPSLPRDQINLAEWAMRFQRQRSLETIIDPQLAGQYSPESLMKFGEIAEKCLADEGRSRPTMGEVLWHLEYVLQLHEAWLRKNAGEDSASDIRVLETVEERGTENSEEQTHVESKTKEEGESATRTSGTTDAMATGVDDFSQFVSQQGR